In a single window of the Pirellulales bacterium genome:
- a CDS encoding tetratricopeptide repeat protein — MSSISQFICLLACFAVSLSGCTGWFSSPSLSWMSPKKSAATSTFSTDSATASTTTSGGLFAKKEKATPDLYVATARLCESRSDFSGAEAQYEKALKESPNYVPALLSYAHLMDHQIKLAEATKLYERAIKANPKEAAAYNDLGLCVARRGMAAEAQTNLMKAVQLQPEKALYRNNLATLLVDQNKPDEALAQLKAVNNEAIANYDLAILLEQRGQIGLAQAHFQHAVELDPAFAEARQWSQQIAARIAANPAPATPVYEASTNQQLRMASVQSPKYGSYGIAPVPPASNRIPTQAAFPNIAQTPQNVPPLNNDLRALPPVQ; from the coding sequence GTGAGTTCAATCTCGCAATTCATCTGCCTGCTTGCTTGCTTCGCTGTATCACTGAGTGGTTGCACCGGCTGGTTTAGCAGTCCATCTCTTAGTTGGATGTCGCCGAAAAAATCGGCCGCTACGTCTACATTTAGCACTGATTCAGCCACGGCTTCAACAACAACGAGCGGCGGTCTGTTTGCCAAGAAAGAGAAGGCCACTCCGGATTTGTACGTTGCCACTGCCCGACTGTGCGAATCGCGCAGCGATTTTTCCGGCGCCGAAGCGCAATACGAAAAGGCACTCAAAGAATCTCCCAACTATGTGCCGGCCCTGCTCTCGTACGCGCATTTGATGGATCACCAAATTAAGCTGGCCGAAGCGACAAAGCTTTACGAGCGGGCTATTAAGGCGAATCCTAAGGAAGCCGCCGCATACAACGATTTGGGTCTGTGTGTAGCGCGCCGTGGAATGGCCGCCGAAGCGCAAACCAATCTAATGAAGGCCGTACAATTACAGCCGGAAAAGGCATTGTATCGAAATAATTTGGCTACCCTGTTGGTCGATCAGAACAAGCCGGATGAAGCGTTGGCACAACTTAAGGCGGTGAATAACGAAGCGATTGCCAACTATGATCTGGCCATATTGCTGGAGCAGCGGGGTCAAATTGGCTTAGCTCAAGCGCATTTCCAACACGCTGTGGAATTGGACCCAGCGTTTGCGGAAGCACGACAATGGAGCCAGCAAATTGCCGCCCGAATCGCAGCCAATCCTGCTCCGGCAACTCCCGTCTATGAGGCTTCAACCAATCAGCAGCTGCGGATGGCCAGCGTGCAATCTCCAAAGTATGGCTCCTACGGGATTGCACCCGTACCGCCTGCCTCAAATCGCATTCCGACTCAAGCGGCTTTCCCAAACATCGCACAGACACCGCAAAACGTTCCGCCGCTGAATAACGATTTGCGTGCATTGCCCCCAGTGCAATGA
- a CDS encoding type II secretion system F family protein, with the protein MSPLLISIAAFFAVAALVGGVALLLRSDQSSRNEDRLALLTANKAGGAKNILQDAGVLSQPLSFKQGAFAEFLGSFRQISLLFVQADTSLTPSKFCIISGVMGVSGSVAAVATGLNPAFIPVFFVLAGLLPLFWLLFRRRRRLRAFGKQLPDALELIARALRAGHSLSAGFNLVAGEMKAPIGIEFQRCYEEQNLGISLDEALKNLTNRVPNLDLKFFCTALVLQRQTGGDLAEILDKIGSLVRERFRIWGQVQALTGEGRLSGIVLLALPPVLFATVYYLNPDYVTVLFTDPIGKKMLAGGVVMQILGALVIRKIVNIKV; encoded by the coding sequence ATGTCCCCTCTGCTGATTTCGATTGCTGCATTTTTTGCCGTCGCCGCACTTGTCGGCGGCGTGGCGTTGCTACTGCGCAGTGACCAATCGAGCCGCAACGAAGATCGTTTAGCTTTGCTGACTGCGAATAAAGCCGGTGGAGCTAAAAATATTCTGCAAGATGCGGGTGTGCTCAGCCAACCGTTATCCTTTAAACAAGGGGCCTTTGCTGAATTTCTGGGGAGCTTCCGCCAAATCAGTTTGTTGTTTGTGCAGGCCGACACGTCGCTGACGCCCTCCAAGTTCTGCATCATTAGCGGGGTGATGGGTGTTTCCGGGTCGGTCGCGGCGGTTGCCACGGGCCTGAATCCCGCATTCATTCCGGTCTTTTTCGTGCTGGCTGGTTTGTTGCCATTATTTTGGTTGTTGTTCCGCCGCCGCCGCCGATTGCGCGCCTTTGGAAAGCAGCTCCCCGATGCTTTAGAGCTCATCGCCAGGGCGCTGCGCGCGGGACACAGTTTGAGCGCGGGCTTCAATTTGGTGGCGGGAGAAATGAAAGCGCCGATTGGCATCGAATTTCAGCGCTGTTACGAAGAACAAAATTTGGGCATTTCGCTCGACGAAGCACTGAAGAACCTGACCAATCGCGTTCCGAACCTGGATTTGAAATTCTTTTGCACAGCCCTGGTGTTGCAACGTCAGACCGGCGGCGATTTGGCCGAGATCCTCGATAAAATTGGCAGTCTGGTTCGCGAACGTTTCCGCATTTGGGGACAAGTGCAGGCGCTAACCGGCGAAGGTCGTTTATCTGGAATTGTGTTGTTGGCGCTGCCGCCCGTGCTGTTTGCGACCGTCTACTACCTGAACCCCGATTATGTGACCGTGCTGTTCACTGACCCCATCGGCAAAAAGATGTTGGCCGGCGGGGTTGTGATGCAAATTTTGGGCGCTTTAGTCATCCGAAAAATTGTGAATATCAAAGTTTAG
- a CDS encoding response regulator: MTNVLRLAIVDPSDPSRESLKSILLGLDMVWLEAECSRYEFFADVIAQTHPDIGVVALDADPDKALKLVEQLAAASPQCSILVVSGSTDGSLILRAMRAGAKEFLPKPLKIEDLVGALGRLSERQFGKGEGKVRGCQVISVCGATGGVGTTSLAVNLGCALAADSKNSVCLVDLDLSLGDADVFLDTIPDYTLVDVAQNVERLDFTLLKRSLTKHSSGLFLLPRPVQLADAAQITTEDLQRMIGLLKATFTHLIIDLSKGYNALDMVALETATEVLLVTQLDLPCLRNVVRLMMSFGEIEGLKEKVKIVVNRVGLDASQISSKKAQETIGREIFWELPNDYRTMSEVRNNGVPLLEHAAKAAITQAIVEMAERFSSGAVSENSAANIEESVKAGKGSRWKGLFGSKK, from the coding sequence ATGACTAACGTTTTACGGCTAGCCATTGTCGACCCTAGCGATCCATCACGGGAATCGCTCAAGTCGATTTTGCTTGGCCTGGACATGGTGTGGTTGGAAGCGGAATGCTCCCGCTACGAGTTTTTCGCGGATGTCATTGCGCAAACGCATCCCGATATTGGCGTTGTCGCTCTCGATGCTGATCCGGACAAAGCGTTGAAGCTGGTCGAGCAGTTGGCGGCGGCATCGCCTCAGTGCAGCATTCTGGTCGTTAGCGGATCGACTGATGGCAGTTTGATCCTGCGCGCCATGCGTGCCGGCGCAAAAGAGTTCTTGCCCAAGCCGCTTAAAATTGAAGATTTAGTTGGTGCTCTTGGGCGATTGAGCGAGCGTCAGTTTGGCAAGGGGGAAGGCAAAGTTCGTGGCTGCCAGGTGATTTCTGTGTGCGGAGCTACGGGCGGAGTCGGCACTACCAGCCTGGCAGTCAACTTAGGTTGCGCATTGGCTGCGGATTCGAAGAACTCGGTTTGCCTCGTGGATCTCGATTTAAGTCTCGGCGATGCCGATGTGTTTCTCGACACGATTCCCGACTATACCCTGGTCGACGTGGCCCAAAATGTGGAACGACTTGACTTCACGCTTCTCAAGCGCTCGCTGACCAAGCATTCGTCCGGGCTGTTCCTGTTGCCGCGCCCGGTTCAATTAGCGGACGCCGCCCAGATCACTACGGAAGATCTGCAACGAATGATTGGTTTGTTGAAGGCGACCTTTACGCATTTAATCATCGACCTTTCCAAGGGCTACAACGCCTTGGACATGGTTGCACTGGAAACGGCCACCGAAGTGTTGTTGGTAACCCAGCTTGATTTGCCGTGTTTGCGAAATGTGGTTCGGTTGATGATGTCGTTCGGCGAAATCGAGGGATTAAAAGAGAAGGTGAAAATCGTCGTCAACCGGGTGGGGCTGGATGCGTCGCAAATCAGCTCCAAAAAGGCGCAAGAGACCATCGGCCGCGAAATTTTCTGGGAACTGCCGAACGATTATCGCACCATGTCCGAAGTGCGCAACAATGGCGTGCCGCTTTTAGAGCATGCGGCCAAAGCAGCGATCACGCAAGCGATCGTCGAAATGGCCGAGCGGTTCAGCTCCGGCGCGGTATCCGAAAATTCAGCCGCCAATATCGAGGAAAGCGTCAAAGCAGGAAAAGGCTCGCGGTGGAAGGGATTGTTTGGCAGCAAAAAATAG
- a CDS encoding CpaF family protein, producing the protein MPTVSRPGDKTSSSDFEALKRRIHTKLVDKLDLSRVGELEGDVLRREIRLVVEHLCDTEDHLLNRSERDRLVEEVLDETFGLGPLELLLKDSGISDILINGPKHIYVERRGKLEKTNVQFRDNSHLLQIIDRIVSRVGRRVDEVCPMVDARLPDGSRVNAIIPPLALDGAAVSIRRFGANPLKLEDLLNYKAFTPEMVMLLEGAIKARLNILISGGTGSGKTTLLNTLSSFIPGHERIVTIEDAAELQLQQEHVVRLETRPPNIEGKGAITATDLVKNALRMRPERVIIGECRGAETLDMLQAMNTGHEGSMTTLHANSPRDAISRIETMITMAGFELPLKALRQQIASSVDLIIQANRLQGGLRKITHITEITGMEQETVVMQDIYLYCQDGIDEASRAVGRFEATGIRPTFMERLERAGVRLPASAFRQRTMLQC; encoded by the coding sequence ATGCCGACTGTTTCTCGTCCAGGCGATAAAACTTCGTCCTCCGATTTTGAGGCTTTGAAGCGTCGGATCCATACCAAATTGGTCGACAAGCTCGATTTGTCGCGCGTGGGTGAACTCGAAGGCGATGTGTTGCGTCGGGAAATTCGGCTCGTCGTGGAGCACTTGTGCGACACGGAAGATCATCTGCTGAATCGCAGCGAGCGAGATCGCCTGGTCGAAGAAGTGCTCGACGAAACGTTCGGCCTAGGCCCGCTAGAATTGCTGCTAAAAGATTCGGGGATCAGCGATATTTTGATCAATGGCCCCAAGCACATTTATGTCGAACGTCGCGGGAAGCTGGAAAAAACCAACGTTCAATTTCGCGACAATTCGCACCTGCTGCAAATCATCGATCGAATTGTGTCGCGCGTGGGACGCCGGGTGGACGAAGTCTGCCCGATGGTTGATGCCCGGTTGCCGGATGGCAGCCGTGTAAACGCCATCATTCCGCCGTTGGCATTGGATGGAGCTGCTGTTTCCATCCGTCGCTTCGGCGCCAATCCACTCAAGTTGGAAGACCTGCTCAACTATAAAGCATTCACGCCGGAAATGGTCATGCTGCTGGAAGGCGCCATCAAAGCGCGGCTGAACATCCTCATCTCCGGCGGTACGGGCTCTGGTAAAACGACATTGCTAAATACTTTGTCCAGCTTTATCCCCGGTCATGAACGCATTGTGACCATCGAAGACGCGGCCGAATTGCAGCTCCAGCAAGAACACGTTGTACGCTTGGAGACCAGGCCACCGAACATCGAAGGCAAAGGGGCAATTACCGCTACCGATTTGGTGAAAAACGCCCTGCGTATGCGGCCTGAAAGAGTGATCATCGGCGAGTGCCGCGGAGCGGAAACGCTTGATATGTTGCAGGCCATGAATACCGGTCACGAAGGATCAATGACCACCCTGCACGCCAACTCGCCGCGCGACGCCATTTCGCGCATTGAAACCATGATCACCATGGCCGGATTCGAATTGCCTTTGAAGGCCTTGCGCCAACAGATTGCAAGCTCGGTCGATTTGATCATTCAAGCCAATCGCCTCCAAGGCGGGCTGAGAAAAATAACTCATATTACCGAGATCACGGGAATGGAACAGGAAACGGTCGTGATGCAGGACATTTATCTGTATTGCCAGGATGGAATTGACGAAGCAAGCCGTGCCGTGGGTCGTTTTGAAGCGACAGGGATTCGTCCCACGTTTATGGAACGTTTGGAACGGGCAGGTGTCCGTTTGCCCGCCAGTGCATTTCGCCAACGAACCATGTTGCAGTGCTAA
- a CDS encoding type II secretion system F family protein produces the protein MILLIANALLTMERIVPIAVFGLFAVIVFWVLNVFAGKGDRTTERLEELRNPLNRRREKLGKGAKKQDAMSKMLEKATPVFSAPLQPKTEVETSKLKQKLSQAGFRGDAVAGTFLGLKFAGLMAGLFLGGGSIVLIKGANTDSLIYTVIVASFFFYLPDLVVWFIGRRRKQSIFLTLPDALDLLVVCVEAGLGLDQAMRKVTEEMRRTARVISEEFGLCNFHLQMGKSRNDVLRDLGERTGVDDVRSLAAILIQADKFGSSVAQALRVQSDSMRTRRRQLAEEKAAKTAVKLIFPLVIFIFPGIFVVLVGPAAITMVREMFPVMQGHK, from the coding sequence ATGATTCTGCTCATTGCCAATGCACTGCTCACGATGGAAAGAATTGTGCCGATTGCTGTCTTCGGCCTGTTTGCGGTCATCGTGTTTTGGGTGCTCAACGTGTTTGCCGGCAAAGGAGATCGAACCACCGAGCGCTTGGAGGAATTGCGCAATCCTTTAAACCGCCGCCGCGAAAAACTTGGCAAGGGAGCCAAAAAGCAAGACGCGATGTCCAAAATGCTGGAGAAAGCGACTCCCGTTTTCTCAGCTCCCTTGCAACCGAAAACGGAGGTTGAAACCAGCAAGCTCAAGCAAAAACTTTCGCAAGCTGGCTTCCGAGGCGACGCCGTGGCGGGGACGTTCTTGGGCTTGAAGTTTGCCGGGCTCATGGCCGGCTTGTTTTTGGGCGGCGGCAGCATTGTCCTGATCAAAGGCGCCAATACTGATTCGTTGATCTACACAGTTATAGTCGCATCGTTTTTTTTCTATCTTCCGGACCTTGTTGTTTGGTTTATTGGTCGCCGGCGCAAACAAAGCATTTTCCTCACCTTGCCCGATGCGCTTGATCTGTTGGTGGTTTGTGTGGAGGCAGGCCTGGGATTAGATCAGGCGATGCGCAAAGTTACGGAGGAAATGCGCCGCACCGCGCGTGTAATTTCCGAGGAATTCGGCCTGTGTAATTTTCACTTGCAGATGGGTAAAAGCCGCAACGACGTGCTGCGCGATCTAGGGGAACGCACCGGGGTTGATGACGTGCGCAGCCTGGCGGCCATATTAATTCAGGCGGATAAGTTTGGTTCCAGCGTCGCTCAGGCGCTACGTGTGCAAAGTGATTCGATGCGCACGCGGCGGCGCCAACTAGCAGAAGAAAAAGCCGCCAAAACCGCGGTGAAGCTGATCTTTCCTTTGGTGATCTTCATTTTCCCGGGCATTTTTGTGGTGCTTGTCGGCCCGGCTGCTATCACCATGGTTCGCGAAATGTTCCCTGTGATGCAGGGACATAAGTAA